In Spirochaetota bacterium, the DNA window AAATTCAAAAAAAGCCTAAAAAATCGCTGTTTTCATGAAAAAATGCTTGTAAAATTCGAACAGGTAGTATATACTTATGTTAACTCGATTTTGATATATCGGGGAAAAATATCATGTAAGGAGAAAATGCATGGCAGCTGCAAAGAAAAAGAAAGAGGAAAAGAAGGGGAATCCGAACGCGGCATACCCGACAAAGTACACCGCAAGCGCTCTTGTCGCATACGTTTCCGAGAAAAGCGGCATATCGCGCAAGGACATGAAGCAGATCTTCGAAGATGTATTCGAAGTTATTCGCCGCGGCGCGATGAAAGGAGCACGGGTGCCTGTCGGAACGCTCGGTAAATTGTTCGTCCGTGTAAAACCTGCGCAACCGGAACGCCAGGGACGCAACCCGCTCACCGGCGAGACGATAACCATCAAAGCAAAGCCGGAGACGGC includes these proteins:
- a CDS encoding HU family DNA-binding protein — its product is MAAAKKKKEEKKGNPNAAYPTKYTASALVAYVSEKSGISRKDMKQIFEDVFEVIRRGAMKGARVPVGTLGKLFVRVKPAQPERQGRNPLTGETITIKAKPETAVPKFSFNKAFKGIVKAEFKK